From Methanocella paludicola SANAE, a single genomic window includes:
- the argS gene encoding arginine--tRNA ligase: protein MYLELLSEARSLMEKAVAGAGYSSPDMYLGESAHADVSSALPFRLGKELKKNPAQIAKEIVSKMGTSEHIGKVDAAGPYVNFYANEKYLAESLGDILKKGRSSVLLPPKGVKVVLEHTSANPTGPLHVGRGRNPVIGDTLARVMRSGGYDVQVQYYVDDMGKQEATIVWGYDHLDSLSLKPPEIEKPDHAIVEVYRAATDLRKSNEAVEKEISEILNKYEHMDPEVSEKFKKMVNTCMDGQKTTLARMNVFYDLFVWESGFVKNGSVNEIVERLAKTPYAERKDGALALNLSSFGMDKDFVLTRADGTSLYTTRDIAYHIWKLSNCDEAVNVLGEDQKLAMQRLDATLKILGEKKTPRIVFYSFVSLPEGRMSTRKGVVVNLDDLLDEAVARAYIEVDKRRKDLPEDKKRKIADLVGIGAIRFDIIRVAPEKSITFKWEQALDFEKQGAPFIQYSHARTCSILEKAKPGSFDATVLKEKEEAALIKKMAMLPYVVDVASKDLKPHLLANYARELAESFNQFYRFVPVLSAEPELREARLALVDAARITLANALDLLGIAAPEEM, encoded by the coding sequence ATGTACCTGGAACTTTTAAGCGAGGCCCGCTCGCTGATGGAGAAGGCCGTGGCCGGGGCGGGCTACTCGTCGCCGGACATGTACCTGGGAGAGTCGGCGCACGCCGACGTGAGCTCGGCGCTGCCGTTCAGGCTGGGCAAGGAGCTCAAGAAAAATCCCGCGCAGATCGCGAAAGAGATCGTCTCTAAGATGGGCACGAGCGAGCACATCGGAAAGGTGGATGCCGCAGGCCCGTACGTCAATTTTTACGCTAATGAGAAGTACCTGGCAGAGTCTCTGGGCGATATTCTTAAAAAAGGCCGCTCGAGCGTGCTTTTGCCGCCCAAAGGCGTGAAGGTCGTACTGGAGCATACGTCGGCCAATCCGACCGGGCCGCTGCACGTGGGCCGGGGCAGGAACCCCGTCATCGGGGACACGCTGGCCCGGGTCATGCGGAGCGGCGGGTACGACGTGCAGGTGCAGTACTACGTGGACGACATGGGCAAGCAGGAGGCGACCATCGTCTGGGGCTACGATCACCTGGATTCGCTTTCCCTGAAGCCGCCCGAGATAGAGAAGCCCGACCACGCTATAGTTGAGGTTTACCGCGCCGCGACTGACCTGCGGAAGTCGAACGAGGCCGTCGAGAAGGAGATCTCCGAGATACTCAATAAGTACGAGCACATGGATCCCGAAGTGTCCGAGAAGTTCAAGAAAATGGTCAACACCTGCATGGACGGCCAGAAGACGACCCTCGCGAGGATGAACGTCTTCTACGACCTCTTCGTGTGGGAGTCCGGGTTCGTGAAGAACGGCTCGGTGAACGAGATCGTGGAGAGGCTGGCAAAGACGCCCTACGCCGAGCGCAAGGACGGGGCGCTGGCCCTGAATTTGTCGTCGTTCGGCATGGACAAGGACTTCGTGCTCACCCGGGCCGACGGCACCTCGCTCTACACCACCAGGGACATCGCCTACCACATCTGGAAGCTCTCGAACTGCGACGAGGCAGTTAATGTATTGGGCGAGGACCAGAAGCTGGCCATGCAGCGCCTTGACGCAACGCTAAAAATACTGGGCGAGAAGAAGACCCCGCGCATCGTGTTCTACTCGTTCGTTTCGCTACCCGAGGGCCGCATGTCGACCCGCAAGGGCGTCGTCGTCAACCTGGACGACCTCCTGGACGAAGCGGTCGCCAGGGCCTATATCGAGGTCGATAAGCGCCGGAAGGACCTGCCCGAGGACAAGAAGCGGAAGATCGCCGACCTCGTGGGCATCGGCGCCATCCGGTTCGACATAATCCGGGTCGCGCCCGAGAAGTCTATAACGTTCAAGTGGGAGCAGGCCCTGGATTTCGAGAAGCAGGGCGCCCCCTTCATCCAGTACTCCCACGCCCGCACGTGCAGCATTCTCGAGAAAGCAAAGCCCGGCAGCTTCGATGCCACGGTGCTAAAAGAAAAGGAGGAGGCGGCCCTCATCAAGAAGATGGCCATGCTCCCCTACGTCGTGGACGTAGCGTCGAAGGACTTGAAGCCCCACCTGCTGGCGAACTACGCCCGTGAACTGGCAGAGAGCTTCAACCAGTTCTACCGCTTCGTGCCCGTGCTCAGCGCCGAGCCGGAGCTGCGCGAGGCCCGCCTTGCGCTGGTCGATGCGGCGAGGATCACCCTCGCCAACGCGCTCGACCTGCTGGGCATCGCCGCCCCGGAAGAGATGTAA
- a CDS encoding cation-translocating P-type ATPase, whose protein sequence is MFYQKGIDDTFKELRTGSSGLSTEEAKRRLEEYGPNVLEKAEGPSPVQVFIHQFADPLIYILIIAAFITIVLQDWVDTGVILTVITLNAIIGFSQEIKAEQAVRALRSLAAPKAVVIRNGRVEEVDGEELVPGDIVLLTSGTRVPADLRLIEIIRLEVDESAMTGESIPARKMTAPLSLESSSVGDMKNMAFMGTLVVSGRGQGIVTATGAKTQLGSISREVARVRSAVTPLQAKLDHMGRRIGIAVIGVSGIAVVLGIFMGEKLVDMVLTGIALAVGAIPEGLPVVVTITLAIGVKRMADKNAILRRLHAVETLGSTTVIASDKTGTMTKNEMTVVRIFAGGRLYSVTGTGFSPDGEIVPGSPGGRNMALEMCLRAGLMANESGLEFDEKKKTYVPRGDPTEVSLIVSAIKGGFREGEERVKYVDVDEIPFESERMYMATLHSDPDGKGHIAFIKGAPDRILGMCDRELGQDGMEAGLDKGRVAAENDSMGSEGLRILAMAYKKFPADVTGIEPSMLESGSVFLGIQGMYDPPREEVHEAIQQAKRSGIRVVMVTGDHKVTALSIARKLDIVDDENAAVLTGQDLEPMTDEELYEQVGRVSVFSRVSPIHKLRIVQQLIKRGEIVAVTGDGVNDTPALKAAHIGVAMGKSGTDAAKETAEMVITDDNFASIFAAVKEGRVVFANIRKVVLFLLSSGLGQVIFILATLVMRLPLPLLPSQIIWMNLVTNGLQDVAMSFEPAEKGIEYQKPRPRNEPIISRLMMERLVVIGIVLAAGSLALFVWELGQGSSIEKARTEALTVMVFYQLFNVFNARSETRSAFRMNPLANPFLFFSIVASIIAQFAVIYWAPLQYIFRTTPLGLKDWLLILPVAFTVIIVVEIDKAVRRIMAKK, encoded by the coding sequence ATGTTTTACCAGAAGGGCATTGACGACACGTTCAAGGAGCTGCGGACCGGAAGCTCCGGCCTGTCGACCGAAGAGGCTAAGAGGCGGCTGGAGGAGTACGGCCCGAACGTGCTCGAAAAGGCCGAGGGCCCGAGCCCCGTACAGGTCTTTATTCACCAGTTCGCCGACCCGCTCATTTACATCCTCATCATTGCGGCCTTCATCACCATAGTCCTCCAGGACTGGGTGGACACGGGGGTAATTCTGACGGTCATCACGCTGAACGCCATCATCGGCTTCTCGCAGGAGATCAAGGCAGAGCAGGCGGTCCGGGCGCTCCGTAGCCTGGCCGCACCCAAGGCGGTGGTCATACGGAACGGCCGGGTGGAGGAAGTTGACGGCGAGGAGCTCGTGCCCGGGGACATCGTGCTGCTCACGTCGGGCACGCGAGTCCCCGCCGACCTGAGGCTCATCGAGATCATCCGCCTGGAAGTCGACGAATCGGCCATGACCGGGGAGTCGATACCGGCCAGGAAAATGACGGCCCCCCTGAGCCTGGAGAGCTCTTCGGTCGGGGATATGAAAAACATGGCGTTCATGGGCACCCTGGTCGTGTCCGGCCGTGGCCAGGGCATCGTGACGGCGACCGGCGCGAAGACGCAGCTCGGCAGCATTTCCAGGGAGGTGGCCCGGGTCAGGTCGGCCGTGACGCCTCTGCAGGCCAAGCTCGACCACATGGGCCGGAGGATAGGCATCGCTGTCATCGGTGTTTCCGGCATCGCTGTCGTTCTCGGCATCTTCATGGGTGAGAAGCTGGTCGACATGGTGCTCACGGGCATCGCCCTCGCCGTCGGCGCGATCCCCGAGGGCCTTCCCGTCGTAGTCACCATCACGCTGGCCATCGGCGTCAAGCGCATGGCCGACAAGAACGCGATCCTTCGCCGGCTGCACGCCGTGGAGACGCTGGGCAGCACGACGGTCATCGCCTCCGATAAGACGGGCACGATGACGAAGAACGAGATGACCGTGGTGAGGATCTTCGCGGGCGGCAGGCTGTATAGCGTCACGGGGACCGGGTTCTCCCCGGACGGGGAGATCGTGCCGGGAAGTCCCGGCGGAAGGAACATGGCGCTGGAAATGTGTCTCAGGGCAGGGCTCATGGCGAACGAGTCGGGCCTGGAGTTCGATGAAAAGAAAAAGACTTACGTCCCGAGGGGGGACCCGACCGAGGTCAGCCTCATCGTCTCCGCTATCAAGGGCGGCTTCCGCGAGGGCGAGGAGAGGGTCAAGTACGTCGACGTGGACGAGATACCCTTCGAGTCCGAGCGCATGTACATGGCCACGCTCCATAGCGACCCCGATGGAAAAGGGCATATAGCATTCATCAAGGGAGCCCCGGACCGTATCCTGGGCATGTGCGACCGGGAGCTGGGTCAAGATGGTATGGAGGCGGGACTTGATAAGGGGCGGGTGGCCGCCGAGAACGATTCCATGGGCTCCGAAGGCCTGCGCATCCTCGCCATGGCGTATAAGAAATTCCCGGCCGATGTTACGGGCATCGAGCCGTCCATGCTCGAGAGCGGCTCGGTCTTCCTGGGCATACAGGGCATGTATGACCCTCCCCGGGAGGAGGTGCACGAGGCGATCCAGCAGGCGAAGAGGTCCGGCATACGGGTGGTCATGGTCACGGGAGACCACAAGGTAACTGCCCTGTCCATCGCGCGGAAGCTGGATATAGTGGACGACGAGAATGCAGCCGTTCTCACGGGGCAGGACCTGGAGCCCATGACGGACGAGGAGCTATACGAACAGGTGGGCCGGGTGTCCGTGTTTTCCCGGGTGTCGCCCATCCATAAGCTCCGGATCGTCCAGCAGCTGATCAAGCGCGGCGAGATTGTGGCCGTCACCGGGGACGGCGTTAACGACACGCCGGCGCTCAAGGCGGCCCACATCGGCGTGGCCATGGGGAAGAGCGGGACCGACGCGGCCAAGGAGACCGCCGAGATGGTCATCACCGACGATAACTTCGCGAGCATATTCGCCGCCGTGAAAGAGGGCCGCGTCGTGTTCGCCAACATCCGAAAAGTGGTCTTATTTTTGCTGTCGAGCGGCCTGGGGCAGGTCATCTTCATCCTGGCCACCCTCGTCATGCGCCTGCCGCTGCCGCTGCTCCCGTCCCAGATAATCTGGATGAACCTGGTTACCAACGGCCTGCAGGACGTGGCCATGTCTTTCGAGCCGGCGGAGAAGGGCATCGAGTACCAGAAGCCCCGGCCGCGGAACGAGCCCATCATTTCGAGGCTTATGATGGAGCGGCTGGTCGTCATCGGCATCGTGCTGGCGGCGGGCTCGCTGGCCCTGTTCGTTTGGGAGCTGGGGCAGGGGTCGAGTATCGAGAAGGCCCGCACTGAGGCGCTCACCGTCATGGTATTCTATCAATTGTTCAACGTCTTCAACGCCCGCTCGGAGACCAGGTCGGCCTTCAGGATGAACCCCCTGGCCAACCCGTTCCTGTTCTTCAGCATCGTCGCCTCGATCATCGCCCAGTTCGCCGTCATCTACTGGGCCCCGCTGCAATACATATTCAGGACCACGCCCCTGGGGCTCAAGGACTGGCTGTTGATCCTGCCCGTCGCCTTCACGGTCATTATCGTTGTGGAGATCGACAAGGCAGTGAGGCGCATTATGGCAAAAAAGTAG
- a CDS encoding DUF4349 domain-containing protein → MNTHLPVKKGLMALTILCIVSFVLLSGCTSGFNTPSVSTGEKGYSDGSSNYATPAYGGTQTAYATPMPASSAGNVYTNVNDRKVIMTASVSMETSEHDKVVNSIRSITTGAGGYVQSSSTWLSSTDKKQTTISIKVPAAQYESVLSQIKALGKIKSESSSGSDVTMTYIDLSARLKNLQAEEKQLTEIMGMSKNVTEILTVEKELFRVRGEIESTTQQLNYLGSQVDFSTITVTVAEPQPTVEYDWGIDTAFKEGIRAFIGMIGALIVVTGYLVPLILYLAIGLAILYFVARFLWNFYKSWKNKRAGKP, encoded by the coding sequence ATGAACACTCACCTCCCTGTTAAAAAGGGATTAATGGCACTTACGATACTCTGCATAGTATCGTTCGTTCTTTTATCGGGCTGCACATCCGGCTTCAACACTCCGTCGGTATCCACGGGGGAAAAGGGATACTCCGACGGCTCGAGTAACTATGCAACGCCGGCGTATGGCGGCACCCAGACAGCGTACGCGACGCCCATGCCCGCGTCGAGCGCAGGCAACGTCTACACGAACGTCAACGACCGCAAGGTCATCATGACCGCCTCGGTCTCGATGGAGACGAGCGAGCACGACAAAGTGGTCAACAGCATAAGGAGCATCACTACAGGAGCGGGAGGCTATGTCCAGTCCTCCAGCACCTGGCTCTCCAGCACGGACAAGAAGCAGACCACTATCTCCATAAAAGTGCCGGCTGCACAGTACGAGTCGGTCCTCTCACAAATAAAAGCGCTCGGCAAGATCAAGTCAGAGTCGAGCTCCGGGTCGGACGTCACCATGACGTACATCGACCTGAGCGCCCGCCTCAAGAACCTCCAGGCCGAGGAGAAGCAGCTCACAGAGATCATGGGCATGTCCAAGAACGTAACCGAGATCCTCACGGTAGAGAAGGAGCTGTTCAGGGTGAGGGGAGAGATCGAGAGCACGACGCAGCAGCTTAACTACTTAGGCAGCCAGGTGGACTTCTCGACCATAACGGTCACCGTCGCGGAGCCGCAGCCCACGGTCGAGTATGACTGGGGCATCGACACCGCGTTCAAGGAGGGCATCCGGGCGTTCATAGGGATGATCGGGGCCCTCATCGTGGTCACGGGGTACCTGGTGCCGCTGATACTCTACCTGGCCATCGGGCTCGCGATACTGTACTTCGTGGCGAGGTTCCTCTGGAACTTCTACAAGAGCTGGAAAAATAAGAGAGCGGGTAAGCCGTAA
- the deoC gene encoding deoxyribose-phosphate aldolase — protein MDAREFARCIDHTLLRPDATEQDILNLCDEAVEYGFASACVASCWAGTAKKRLEDSGVKACCVVGFPFGSAAPYAKASEAWAAVDSGADEVDMVMNFGYLKSGMIGEIRRELTAVVAVTQGAAVKVIIETCYLTDEEKVLAARLVKDSGAAYVKTSTGYGPKGAAVEDVTLIKKEVPGIKIKASGGIRTYEDAKKFIDAGASRIGTSSGPKIVGGLR, from the coding sequence ATGGACGCCCGCGAGTTTGCCCGATGTATCGACCATACGCTGCTCAGGCCTGACGCCACGGAGCAGGATATACTGAATTTGTGCGACGAGGCCGTCGAGTACGGCTTCGCCTCGGCCTGCGTGGCCTCGTGCTGGGCGGGCACGGCCAAAAAGCGCCTGGAGGACAGCGGCGTGAAGGCCTGCTGCGTCGTCGGGTTCCCCTTCGGCTCCGCAGCGCCATACGCAAAAGCATCCGAGGCGTGGGCGGCCGTCGATTCGGGGGCGGACGAGGTCGACATGGTCATGAACTTCGGGTACCTCAAGTCAGGCATGATCGGGGAAATAAGGCGGGAGCTGACCGCCGTCGTGGCCGTTACGCAGGGCGCAGCGGTAAAGGTCATCATCGAGACGTGCTACCTGACGGACGAGGAGAAGGTGCTCGCGGCGCGCCTCGTAAAGGATTCGGGCGCAGCCTATGTAAAAACTTCGACGGGCTACGGCCCGAAGGGCGCCGCCGTCGAGGACGTAACACTAATAAAAAAAGAGGTGCCGGGCATAAAGATAAAGGCTTCCGGGGGCATCCGCACCTACGAGGACGCAAAAAAGTTCATTGACGCGGGCGCATCGCGCATAGGCACAAGCTCCGGGCCAAAGATCGTGGGAGGCCTCAGGTAA
- a CDS encoding 5,10-methylenetetrahydromethanopterin reductase: protein MATFGIEFVPNVPIKELINYCKFAEDAGLNYLWITDHYNNRNVFESLALIADKTSRIKLGPGITNAFTASPAVTASAICTVDEISDGRATLGIGPGDLSTLPKIGIPMETPVARLTEGVAVIKALWTGAPVSTPDNKVFKYAGAALAYKPKQKAIPVYIGAQGEKMLETAGKIGDGALINASNPKDFAFAVPIIKKAAGEKKFDIAAYTSFSIDNDSKKAKGAVRPVVAFIAAGAPVPVIQRHGLSLDAVNTIKGGLAKGDFKTAFGAVDDAMINAFSIYGTPAEMNAKIADLEKMGVTQIVAGSPIGGDKNKSIRLIGKYVIP from the coding sequence ATGGCTACTTTCGGTATAGAATTCGTTCCGAACGTTCCGATTAAGGAACTGATCAACTATTGTAAGTTTGCAGAAGACGCTGGTCTGAACTATTTATGGATTACGGACCACTACAACAACCGCAACGTCTTTGAGTCGCTTGCCCTCATCGCGGACAAGACCTCGAGGATCAAGCTCGGCCCCGGCATCACCAATGCCTTCACCGCCAGCCCGGCAGTGACCGCCTCGGCGATCTGCACGGTCGACGAGATATCCGACGGCAGGGCAACCCTGGGTATCGGCCCCGGCGACCTGAGCACCCTCCCGAAGATCGGCATCCCGATGGAGACCCCCGTCGCGAGGCTGACCGAGGGCGTCGCAGTGATCAAGGCCCTCTGGACCGGCGCGCCCGTCAGCACCCCGGACAACAAGGTCTTCAAATACGCCGGCGCAGCGCTGGCCTACAAGCCCAAGCAGAAGGCTATCCCCGTCTACATCGGCGCACAGGGCGAGAAGATGCTCGAGACCGCCGGCAAGATCGGTGACGGTGCCCTTATCAACGCGTCCAACCCCAAGGACTTCGCGTTCGCAGTGCCCATCATCAAGAAGGCGGCAGGCGAGAAGAAGTTCGACATCGCCGCGTACACCTCGTTCTCCATCGACAACGACAGCAAGAAGGCAAAGGGCGCAGTAAGGCCCGTCGTGGCGTTCATCGCCGCAGGCGCACCCGTACCCGTCATCCAGAGGCACGGCCTCAGCCTTGACGCAGTCAACACCATCAAGGGCGGCCTCGCAAAGGGCGACTTCAAGACTGCCTTCGGCGCAGTCGACGACGCCATGATCAACGCGTTCTCCATCTACGGCACTCCGGCCGAGATGAACGCCAAGATCGCGGACCTCGAGAAGATGGGCGTCACCCAGATCGTCGCAGGCTCTCCGATCGGCGGCGACAAGAACAAGTCCATCCGCCTCATCGGCAAGTACGTAATACCGTAA
- the prf1 gene encoding peptide chain release factor aRF-1, giving the protein MTAEARHKYEFKKQLEELKSKQGQGTELISLYIPHEKRISDVVAYLRDEHGSSANIKSKSTRDNVQSALESIMSRLKYYKQPPENGMAIFCGAISIGGDRTSMEAITIEPPQPITSFSYRCGSNFETDKLDEMLVDRKTFGLIVLDRREATIGTLKGKKVTAMRHLTSTVPGKQRKGGQSSHRFQQLRLIAINDFNTRIGDAASDIFNAIDRNDFQGILIGGPTPTKEEFVKGEYLHHELQPKILGLFDIAYTDESGLGELMDAAEDTLSDLEVVKEKKLMERFMRELVSEGGLAAYGEDSVRNNLKMGSVDVLLLSEDLRRSRITLKCQNCEYTSTTTVKHRAGEKATLDYGKCPKCQSTLNIAEQVDVVDELSITAEQMNTEVEFISTEFEEGEQLYNAFGGIAAILRYKTGV; this is encoded by the coding sequence ATGACCGCAGAAGCAAGGCATAAGTACGAGTTCAAGAAGCAACTCGAAGAATTAAAGAGCAAGCAGGGCCAGGGCACCGAGCTCATATCCCTTTACATACCGCACGAGAAAAGAATATCGGACGTAGTGGCGTACCTCCGGGACGAGCATGGCTCGTCGGCCAACATCAAGTCCAAGTCTACAAGGGACAACGTCCAGAGCGCGCTGGAGTCCATCATGTCCCGCCTCAAATATTACAAGCAGCCGCCGGAGAACGGCATGGCCATCTTCTGCGGCGCCATCAGCATCGGCGGCGACCGGACCTCCATGGAGGCCATCACCATCGAGCCGCCCCAGCCGATCACCTCGTTCTCCTACCGGTGCGGCAGCAACTTCGAGACGGACAAGCTGGACGAGATGCTCGTCGACCGGAAGACGTTCGGGCTCATCGTGCTTGACCGCCGGGAGGCGACCATCGGGACCTTAAAAGGCAAAAAGGTCACTGCCATGAGGCACCTCACGAGCACAGTCCCGGGCAAGCAGAGGAAGGGCGGCCAGTCTTCTCACCGTTTCCAGCAGTTGCGTCTCATCGCCATCAACGACTTCAACACGAGGATAGGGGACGCGGCCAGCGATATTTTTAACGCCATCGACCGGAACGACTTCCAGGGCATCCTCATAGGCGGCCCCACCCCGACGAAGGAGGAGTTCGTCAAGGGGGAGTATTTGCACCATGAGCTTCAGCCCAAGATACTGGGCCTGTTCGACATCGCCTACACGGACGAGTCGGGCCTGGGAGAGCTAATGGATGCGGCAGAGGACACGCTCTCCGACCTCGAAGTGGTCAAGGAGAAGAAGCTCATGGAGCGCTTCATGCGGGAACTGGTGAGCGAGGGCGGCCTGGCGGCGTACGGGGAGGATTCCGTCCGTAATAACCTCAAGATGGGCTCCGTGGACGTGCTACTCCTTTCGGAAGACCTTCGCAGGAGCCGGATCACGCTGAAGTGCCAGAACTGCGAGTACACTTCGACTACCACTGTTAAGCACCGGGCAGGAGAGAAGGCCACGCTCGACTATGGCAAGTGCCCGAAGTGCCAGTCGACACTGAATATCGCGGAGCAGGTCGATGTAGTGGACGAGCTGTCCATCACGGCGGAGCAGATGAACACCGAGGTCGAGTTCATCTCCACCGAGTTCGAGGAAGGCGAGCAATTGTATAACGCCTTCGGCGGCATCGCGGCCATCCTGCGGTATAAGACGGGCGTGTAA
- a CDS encoding pantoate kinase, with protein MIGKAFAPSHITGFFYAHDDPDPLKMGSCGCGFTLEAGVHTASWPSNATEVYVDGMPSEASTTRTVIELLTDKPVHVESDMDMPVGGGFGASGAGAFSTALAVNRALGLGKTYNELSYAAHVAEVKNRTGLGDVAGMTLGGLVIRLVPGAPFTLDRIPVEAKDIYCVHFGPISTKSVLSDPREKALINEAGKKCLKELLRQPTFEQFMRLSRKFSVDTGLISPKALDTVEAVEAFDGMASMAMLGDTVFSTIPEGLSGNVIKSRISLCGARPIGANNE; from the coding sequence ATGATCGGCAAGGCCTTCGCGCCCTCCCATATCACGGGCTTTTTTTACGCTCACGACGATCCCGACCCGCTGAAGATGGGCTCCTGCGGCTGCGGCTTCACGCTGGAGGCGGGCGTCCACACGGCGTCCTGGCCCTCGAACGCGACTGAAGTATACGTCGATGGCATGCCTTCTGAGGCGTCCACGACGCGCACGGTCATCGAGCTATTGACAGATAAGCCCGTCCACGTCGAGAGCGACATGGACATGCCCGTAGGGGGAGGATTCGGCGCCAGCGGCGCCGGGGCGTTCAGCACGGCCCTGGCCGTCAACAGGGCGCTCGGGCTGGGCAAGACATATAACGAGCTTTCGTATGCCGCCCACGTGGCCGAGGTGAAGAACCGGACGGGCCTGGGAGACGTGGCCGGCATGACGCTCGGCGGCCTGGTCATCCGCCTTGTGCCGGGGGCACCCTTCACGCTTGACCGCATCCCCGTCGAGGCGAAGGATATCTACTGCGTCCATTTCGGGCCCATATCGACGAAGAGCGTCCTCTCGGACCCTAGAGAGAAAGCGCTCATCAACGAGGCGGGAAAGAAGTGTCTCAAGGAGCTATTAAGACAGCCGACGTTCGAGCAGTTCATGCGCCTCTCCCGTAAATTTTCGGTGGATACCGGGCTCATCAGCCCGAAAGCATTGGATACGGTGGAAGCGGTGGAGGCGTTCGACGGCATGGCATCCATGGCGATGCTGGGGGACACAGTGTTCTCCACCATCCCGGAGGGGCTGTCCGGGAACGTTATAAAGAGCAGGATAAGCCTTTGCGGGGCACGCCCCATCGGCGCCAACAACGAATAG
- the coaBC gene encoding bifunctional phosphopantothenoylcysteine decarboxylase/phosphopantothenate--cysteine ligase CoaBC — MDISHPTLDLKSTKSRSLDGKRIVFCITGSIAAVETVKLARELIRHGAEVQGVMSKAAQTIIHPWALEYATGRKAITEITGDVEHVAYCGQRKEAYDLLLIAPCTANTIGKIASGVDDTPVTTFATTAIGSKMPIMIVPAMHGSMFEHPLVKENIRKLEGMGITFIMPKIEEGAAKIPPNDEIVLRVERALSRSPLRGKKVLITSGPNFEAVDPIRVLTSRSTGRMGDELALEAYRRGGEVTVVHRSKLNVRGIRDVFADGFSDMKDAVLKELESGYDIYISAAAISDFTVDPAFEKLSSAAPVTLKLKPAEKLLDRVRHDYPGVFIVAFKAETVGDDELIDRAVKAMDRSMVNLVVANKFGGVRDLEYNEAYIIKPDGNIEHVSDKKSVVASKIIDAVSEYFE, encoded by the coding sequence ATGGATATCTCTCACCCCACGCTCGATCTGAAGTCCACGAAGAGCCGTTCCCTGGACGGCAAGCGCATCGTCTTTTGCATTACGGGCAGCATCGCGGCCGTAGAGACTGTGAAGCTGGCCCGGGAGCTCATCAGGCACGGCGCCGAGGTGCAGGGCGTGATGAGTAAGGCGGCACAAACCATCATCCATCCGTGGGCTCTGGAGTATGCGACCGGCCGGAAGGCTATTACAGAGATCACCGGCGACGTGGAGCACGTCGCCTACTGTGGGCAGCGTAAGGAGGCCTACGACCTGCTGCTTATCGCGCCGTGCACGGCGAACACCATCGGCAAGATCGCCTCCGGGGTGGACGATACGCCGGTCACTACCTTTGCCACCACCGCCATAGGCTCGAAGATGCCCATTATGATCGTGCCCGCAATGCACGGCTCCATGTTCGAGCACCCTCTCGTGAAGGAGAACATTCGGAAGCTGGAAGGCATGGGCATCACGTTCATCATGCCAAAGATCGAGGAAGGCGCCGCCAAGATCCCGCCAAACGATGAGATCGTGCTCAGGGTGGAAAGGGCGCTGTCAAGGTCGCCCCTCAGGGGCAAGAAGGTCCTCATCACCAGCGGCCCCAACTTCGAGGCGGTCGACCCGATACGGGTGCTCACGAGCCGGAGCACGGGACGCATGGGAGACGAGCTGGCGCTCGAGGCTTACCGCAGGGGCGGCGAAGTAACGGTGGTGCACCGCTCGAAGCTCAATGTCCGGGGCATCAGGGACGTGTTCGCCGACGGCTTTAGCGATATGAAAGACGCCGTCCTGAAGGAGCTGGAGAGCGGCTACGACATATACATCAGCGCGGCGGCCATCTCCGACTTTACCGTGGACCCCGCGTTCGAAAAGCTCAGCTCCGCAGCGCCGGTAACGCTGAAGCTCAAGCCCGCGGAGAAGCTCCTCGACCGGGTAAGGCACGACTATCCTGGAGTGTTCATAGTTGCGTTCAAGGCCGAGACCGTGGGCGACGATGAGCTGATCGACCGGGCCGTGAAGGCGATGGACCGCTCCATGGTGAACCTGGTGGTCGCCAACAAGTTCGGCGGGGTAAGGGACCTCGAATATAACGAGGCATATATCATCAAGCCGGACGGCAACATCGAGCACGTCTCGGATAAGAAGAGCGTCGTGGCCTCGAAGATCATTGACGCCGTGTCGGAGTACTTCGAATGA